In Gammaproteobacteria bacterium, the following are encoded in one genomic region:
- a CDS encoding UPF0175 family protein, with protein sequence MADVTFEVKLPPDLLRFGYDQARVQNSVKEWLVLSLFTDEAISSGKAAQLLGISRVEFLALLRKRGIAYIDYSPQELEDEFETVATMARDE encoded by the coding sequence ATGGCAGACGTGACATTTGAGGTGAAATTGCCGCCTGATTTGCTGCGGTTCGGATACGATCAGGCGCGTGTACAGAACAGTGTCAAAGAATGGCTTGTACTATCGCTATTTACGGATGAAGCCATTTCATCGGGAAAGGCGGCACAACTGCTTGGGATTTCTCGGGTGGAATTCCTGGCCTTGCTGCGGAAGCGGGGCATCGCATACATCGACTACTCACCCCAAGAGTTGGAAGACGAGTTCGAAACAGTTGCAACCATGGCACGAGATGAGTGA